Below is a window of Hydrogenovibrio crunogenus DNA.
ATAGTTGGTGCAGAAGGGTATTTATTTAAAACCAATACCGGCGAGTTGTCTGTTCATGTTGAGCATATTGAGCTGATTACCAAATCGTTGCGTCCTTTACCGGATAAATTTCACGGCCTGCAAGATCAGGAAATCAAATATCGTCAACGCTATGTGGATTTGATTGTGAACGAAGAAAGTCGTGACACTTTTATGGTTCGTTCAAAAATCGTACAACATGTTCGCAACTTTTTGATTCAAAAAGGTTTTATGGAAGTTGAAACGCCGATGATGCATGTGATTCCGGGTGGAGCAACGGCCAAACCGTTCCATACGCATCATAACGCGTTGGATATGCCGCTTTATTTACGAATTGCGCCTGAGCTTTATCTAAAGCGCTTGGTTGTGGGCGGGTTTGAAAAAGTTTTTGAAATCAATCGAAGCTTTCGTAATGAAGGGTTGTCAACTCGTCATAATCCAGAGTTCACGATGGTTGAATTCTATTCTGCCTACACCGATTACAATCAATTGATGGATTACACGGAAGAATTGTTAAAAGAGTTGGCAGAAATGACGGTTGGCTCTTCTCAGGTGCCTTACCAAGGTCAGGTGTTTGATTTCGGTAAACCGTTTGCGCGTTTAACCATGAAAGATGCAATTTTGAAATACAACTCAAGTGCCACAGCCGAAAACCTGGATGACTTAGAATCGGCTCGTGCATTGGCGAAGTCGTTGAATGTGCATGTGGAAGACAGCTATGGGCTAGGCAAGGTCTGGACGGAAATTTTCGAAGAAACCGTGGAAGAAAAGCTGATGGACCCAACGTTCATTACAGAATATCCAGCAGAAGTGTCGCCTCTGGCGCGTCGTAATGACGATAATCAGTTTATTACTGATCGTTTTGAATTATTCATTGGTGGACGAGAGTTGGCGAATGGCTTTAACGAGTTGAACGATGCGGAAGATCAAGCGGAACGCTTTAAAGCACAGGTTGAAGCGAAAGATGCCGGAGATGACGAAGCGATGCATTATGATGAAGATTATATTGTGGCGCTTGAGCATGGTATGCCGCCAACCGCAGGGGAAGGAATCGGGATTGACCGCTTGGTGATGTTGTTTACCGACAAACCAACGATTCGAGATGTTTTGTTGTTCCCGCATATGAGGCAAGCAGATTAATTTAGCTGCCTTAAAGCAATAAAAAAGCCGCAGACAATGCGGCTTTTTTGTTTCTGACTGTCTACAAGAGACAAGGAAAAGATTGAATAAAAACAGCCAGGCCTG
It encodes the following:
- the lysS gene encoding lysine--tRNA ligase, with translation MANPENPTPEVDENKIIAERRAKLAALREAGHSYPNTFRRNDVSSDLHEQYDAFSKEELAEMEPVRVKVAGRMLLRRIMGKASFATLQDTHGRIQIYVTRDELPEGFYNTQFKKWDLGDIVGAEGYLFKTNTGELSVHVEHIELITKSLRPLPDKFHGLQDQEIKYRQRYVDLIVNEESRDTFMVRSKIVQHVRNFLIQKGFMEVETPMMHVIPGGATAKPFHTHHNALDMPLYLRIAPELYLKRLVVGGFEKVFEINRSFRNEGLSTRHNPEFTMVEFYSAYTDYNQLMDYTEELLKELAEMTVGSSQVPYQGQVFDFGKPFARLTMKDAILKYNSSATAENLDDLESARALAKSLNVHVEDSYGLGKVWTEIFEETVEEKLMDPTFITEYPAEVSPLARRNDDNQFITDRFELFIGGRELANGFNELNDAEDQAERFKAQVEAKDAGDDEAMHYDEDYIVALEHGMPPTAGEGIGIDRLVMLFTDKPTIRDVLLFPHMRQAD